One Equus asinus isolate D_3611 breed Donkey chromosome 26, EquAss-T2T_v2, whole genome shotgun sequence genomic window carries:
- the LOC139042221 gene encoding zinc finger protein 677-like, translated as MMEKHERNDMKDFNFKKVEQNMHEFESQCGCYETNYKRVTTAHNKNLTGGRDQPHNKSWNNFSLTQSVSVRKSTYQYSRHEKSCIRYLLKLKHNITYAGNKYIKCFENRIGLGIQSHLAELQEFQTEGKIHESNQVEKFINNSYSASELQRIPPSIKINIHHNSGKIFMYPLLLTQHQKTVKNSEKPYKCNACEKAFRESSNLASHQRILSGQRPYKCNECGKAFTQFANLSRHLRLHTREKPYKCDICGKGCSQNANLASHQKIHTGERPYKCNECGKALSERSSLTQHKRIHTGEKPYKCNECGKTFRGSSNLTNHQRIHSGQRPYKCSECDKSFSRISHLTRHQRIHTGEKPYKCNVCGKVCSQHSNLTIHQRTHTGEKPYKCNECGKAFMECSSLTQHTRIHSGEKPYSCKECGKAFNQSSNLVIHQIIHTGEKPYKCNVCGKAFNVCSSLTRHQTIHTGEKPYKCSECDKAFTQFANLTRHQRMHTEKKHCKPNMCGKGFIQRSSIGGNQKIAVERNLTEVCGKTFNICSNLP; from the coding sequence ATGAtggaaaaacatgaaagaaacgACATGAAGGATTTTAATTTCAAGAAAGTTGAGCAAAATATGCATGAGTTTGAGAGTCAGTGTGGATGTTATGAAACAAATTACAAAAGAGTGACTACGGCCCATAACAAAAATCTCACTGGTGGAAGAGATCAACCGCATAACAAATCCTGGAATAATTTCTCTCTAACGCAGAGTGTTTCTGTAAGAAAAAGTACTTATCAATATAGCAGACATGAGAAGTCATGTAtaagatatttgttaaaactgAAACATAACATAACCTATGCAGGAAACAagtatataaaatgttttgaaaataggATTGGATTAGGAATTCAGTCACATCTGGCTGAACTTCAGGAGTTCCAAACTGAAGGGAAAATTCATGAAAGTAATCAAGTTGAGAAGTTTATCAACAATAGTTATTCTGCATCAGAACTTCAAAGAATTCCTCCTAGTATCAAGATCAACATTCATCATaattctgggaaaatttttatgtaTCCATTATTACTTACACAACATcagaaaacagtgaaaaataGTGAAAAGCCTTACAAATGCAATGCTTGTGAGAAGGCTTTTAGAGAAAGCTCAAACCTTGCTAGTCACCAGAGAATTCTTTCTGGGCAGAGACCTTACAAATGTAATGAGTGTGGCAAAGCATTTACCCAATTTGCAAACCTTTCTAGACATCTGAGACTCCATACCAGAGAGAAACCATATAAATGTGATATATGTGGCAAGGGCTGTAGTCAAAATGCAAATCTTGCAAGTCATCAGAAAATCCATACTGGGGAGAGACCTTACAAATGTAATGAGTGTGGCAAAGCCTTGTCCGAGCGTTCAAGCCTTACTCAGCATAAGAGAatccatactggagagaaaccttataaatgtaaTGAGTGTGGGAAGACTTTCAGAGGAAGCTCGAatctcactaatcatcagagaattcATTCTGGGCAGAGGCCTTACAAATGTAGTGAGTGTGACAAATCCTTCAGCCGCATCTCACACCTCACTAGACACCAGAGAatccatactggagagaaaccttataaatgtaaCGTGTGTGGCAAGGTCTGTAGTCAACATTCAAATCTTACAATTCATCAGAgaactcatacaggagagaaaccttataaatgtaaTGAGTGTGGCAAAGCCTTTATGGAGTGTTCAAGCCTTACTCAACATACGAGAATCCATAGTGGAGAGAAGCCTTACTCGTGTAAAGAATGTGGCAAAGCCTTTAACCAGTCCTCTAACCTTGTCATACATCAAataattcatactggagagaagccaTACAAATGCAATGTGTGTGGCAAAGCCTTTAATGTGTGTTCAAGCCTTACCCGTCATCAGACAATCCATACTGGGGAGAAGCCTTACAAATGTAGTGAGTGTGACAAGGCCTTTACCCAATTTGCAAACCTTACTAGACATCAAAGAATGCACACTGAAAAGAAACATTGTAAACCCAATATGTGTGGCAAGGGTTTTATCCAAAGATCAAGCATTGGGGgtaatcagaaaattgcagtgGAGAGAAACCTCACAGAGGTGTGTGGCAAAACCTTTAATATATGTTCAAACCTTCCTTAA